The following proteins are encoded in a genomic region of Glycine max cultivar Williams 82 chromosome 18, Glycine_max_v4.0, whole genome shotgun sequence:
- the LOC100785049 gene encoding WEB family protein At2g38370 — protein sequence MLFGSVCFVMEMEAADVVETTTNHAERGLEKKNNKSGLRTEIDTSAPFESVKEAVTMFGGGYWKSPLHSNITCVASGSEHHREEVSAEKLEEQAVVLEKELILKERETLDVLKELESTKRLVEDLKSKIQKEESEANLNLQMGKYDKKSVVDENVEKENQMSQLNVLQPSREGFIPYPSSTPGLILMELKQAKLNLTKTTNDLADVQTSVESLNKKLEKERISLEKTRDRLAQNTLKISSLEEELNQTRLRLQIAKDAEIKGALDDPSDITRELQQLSSEAENFKRMGEFAKSEVLRSMSEIEQTKTMIRTAEIRLLAARKMKEAARAAEAFALAEINALSNHDSSPGNQVTLSFEEYTALMGKARDAEEQSKQRVASATLEVDEANLANMDILKRVEEATGQVKTSKKALEEALERVEAANRDKVAVEEALRNWRSEGQKKRSSIHNSTKFKNCCLSHHRRDPRLLDVNGMHLVNDEARPVLKPTLSIGQILSRKLLQPQEFEAREGISMKQNVSLGKMLGKQNNDRPVDRQVEKETGHKLFSTKRKKFGFARFSHILSKQKKKKPTLNLR from the exons atgctttttgGTTCCGTTTGTTTTGTGATGGAAATGGAAGCCGCTGACGTGGTCGAAACGACGACGAATCATGCCGAACGGGGTTTGGAGAAGAAGAACAACAAGAGTGGTTTGAGAACGGAGATTGATACTTCAGCGCCCTTTGAATCGGTGAAGGAAGCTGTTACTATGTTCGGGGGTGGTTACTGGAAATCACCCCTTCACAGTAATATTACGTGTGTGGCTTCTGGTTCTGAG CACCACAGAGAAGAGGTCAGCGCTGAAAAACTGGAGGAGCAGGCTGTGGTACTGGAGAAAGAACTGATCTTGAAAGAAAGGGAAACTCTTGATGTGTTGAAAGAACTGGAAAGTACCAAAAGGCTTGTTGAAGATTTGAAATCAAAGATACAGAAGGAAGAGTCTGAAGCAAATTTGAATCTTCAGATGGGAAAATATGATAAGAAATCGGTTGTTGATGAGAATGTAGAAAAGGAAAACCAAATGAGTCAATTGAATGTTCTTCAACCTTCCAGGGAAGGTTTTATCCCCTACCCTTCATCTACTCCAGGCTTAATACTAATGGAATTGAAGCAGGCCAAATTGAATTTAACTAAAACTACTAATGACCTTGCTGACGTCCAAACTTCTGTTGAATCGCTTAATAAGAAGTTAGAGAAGGAAAGAATCTCACTTGAGAAAACACGTGATAGGTTAGCTCAAAATACTTTGAAGATATCTTCTCTCGAGGAAGAGCTAAACCAGACCAGATTAAGGCTTCAAATAGCAAAAGATGCTGAAATTAAAGGTGCTTTAGATGACCCTTCAGATATTACAAGAGAGCTCCAGCAATTAAGTTCTGAGGCAGAGAATTTCAAAAGAATGGGAGAATTTGCAAAATCAGAAGTTTTGAGATCAATGTCTGAGATTGAACAGACAAAAACCATGATAAGAACTGCTGAAATCAGATTGCTAGCAGccagaaaaatgaaagaagccGCTAGAGCTGCCGAAGCTTTTGCCCTTGCAGAAATTAATGCTCTATCTAATCATGACAGTTCACCTGGAAATCAGGTTACTCTTTCATTTGAGGAGTATACTGCTCTGATGGGCAAAGCTCGAGATGCAGAGGAACAATCTAAGCAGAGAGTTGCAAGTGCTACGCTTGAAGTTGACGAAGCAAATTTAGCAAACATGGACATTTTGAAAAGGGTAGAAGAAGCTACAGGACAAGTTAAAACCAGCAAGAAGGCCCTTGAAGAAGCTCTAGAAAGGGTAGAAGCTGCAAATAGAGACAAGGTAGCAGTTGAAGAGGCTTTAAGGAATTGGCGGTCCGAGGGTCAAAAAAAGCGTTCTTCTATACACAACTCTACTAAGTTCAAAAACTGTTGCTTGTCTCATCATCGGAGAGATCCTCGATTACTCGATGTGAATGGAATGCATTTGGTAAATGATGAAGCCAGGCCAGTTCTAAAGCCAACCCTATCAATAGGACAAATACTTAGCAGGAAGCTGCTTCAACCACAAGAGTTTGAAGCCAGAGAAGGAATCTCGATGAAACAGAATGTGTCACTGGGTAAGATGCTTGGCAAACAGAACAATGATCGGCCAGTTGACAGACAAGTTGAGAAAGAAACTGGCCATAAGCTGTTTTCTACCAAGAGAAAGAAATTTGGATTTGCACGATTCTCACATATTTTGTCaaaacagaagaagaagaagccaaCCCTGAATTTGAGGTGA
- the LOC100802366 gene encoding prosaposin isoform X3 gives MKTTQKSTMEGRMGLLFLVVLGAAWACDARELANSETSELSIKPDVCALCEEYITKALDYLHENKTETEIISILHNTCHQLPSFKQKCVALVDYYVPLFFSEVATIQPGEFCHKVNLCQDIAHISLKVQEDSCEFCKDTVSTLLEKLKESDTKLEIIETLLKVCNSVEKYANKCKRMVFEYGPLIFDHAEKILETTDICNIIHACKSSDVAGQQAFLSVS, from the exons ATGAAAACTACTCAGAAAA GTACCATGGAAGGGAGAATGGGACTGTTGTTTCTTGTTGTATTAGGTGCTGCTTGGGCATGTGATGCAAGGGAACTGGCTAACTCTGAAACTTCTG AACTAAGCATAAAACCGGATGTGTGTGCACTTTGTGAGGAATATATTACCAAGGCACTTGATTATCTACATGAAAACAAGACTGAGACAGAGATCATTAGTATCCTGCACAACACTTGCCACCAGCTTCCTTCTTTCAAGCAGAAG TGCGTTGCTTTGGTGGACTATTATGTTCCTCTTTTCTTCTCGGAAGTAGCTACAATTCAGCCTGGAGAATTCTGCCACAAAGTCAATCTCTGTCAGGACATTGCACATATTTCCTTGAAAGTTCAAGAAGATAGCTGTGAGTTTTGCAAAGATACTGTTTCAACTCTATTGGAGAAGTTGAAGGAGAGTGACACTAAG CTAGAGATAATTGAGACATTACTGAAGGTGTGCAATTCAGTGGAGAAGTATGCAAATAAG TGCAAGAGAATGGTTTTCGAGTATGGACCCTTGATTTTTGACCATGCAGAGAAAATCCTAGAGACGACAGATATATGCAATATAATACATGCCTGCAAATCTTCAGATGTAGCTGGACAGCAAGCCTTTCTTTCGGTCTCTTAA
- the LOC100802366 gene encoding prosaposin isoform X2, with amino-acid sequence MCWMTSWFSQILFFSGTMEGRMGLLFLVVLGAAWACDARELANSETSELSIKPDVCALCEEYITKALDYLHENKTETEIISILHNTCHQLPSFKQKCVALVDYYVPLFFSEVATIQPGEFCHKVNLCQDIAHISLKVQEDSCEFCKDTVSTLLEKLKESDTKLEIIETLLKVCNSVEKYANKCKRMVFEYGPLIFDHAEKILETTDICNIIHACKSSDVAGQQAFLSVS; translated from the exons ATGTGTTGGATGACATCATGGTTCAGCcagattctatttttttctg GTACCATGGAAGGGAGAATGGGACTGTTGTTTCTTGTTGTATTAGGTGCTGCTTGGGCATGTGATGCAAGGGAACTGGCTAACTCTGAAACTTCTG AACTAAGCATAAAACCGGATGTGTGTGCACTTTGTGAGGAATATATTACCAAGGCACTTGATTATCTACATGAAAACAAGACTGAGACAGAGATCATTAGTATCCTGCACAACACTTGCCACCAGCTTCCTTCTTTCAAGCAGAAG TGCGTTGCTTTGGTGGACTATTATGTTCCTCTTTTCTTCTCGGAAGTAGCTACAATTCAGCCTGGAGAATTCTGCCACAAAGTCAATCTCTGTCAGGACATTGCACATATTTCCTTGAAAGTTCAAGAAGATAGCTGTGAGTTTTGCAAAGATACTGTTTCAACTCTATTGGAGAAGTTGAAGGAGAGTGACACTAAG CTAGAGATAATTGAGACATTACTGAAGGTGTGCAATTCAGTGGAGAAGTATGCAAATAAG TGCAAGAGAATGGTTTTCGAGTATGGACCCTTGATTTTTGACCATGCAGAGAAAATCCTAGAGACGACAGATATATGCAATATAATACATGCCTGCAAATCTTCAGATGTAGCTGGACAGCAAGCCTTTCTTTCGGTCTCTTAA
- the LOC100802366 gene encoding prosaposin isoform X1 — protein MVLTLNMPFSASVGATLCQNQYGTMEGRMGLLFLVVLGAAWACDARELANSETSELSIKPDVCALCEEYITKALDYLHENKTETEIISILHNTCHQLPSFKQKCVALVDYYVPLFFSEVATIQPGEFCHKVNLCQDIAHISLKVQEDSCEFCKDTVSTLLEKLKESDTKLEIIETLLKVCNSVEKYANKCKRMVFEYGPLIFDHAEKILETTDICNIIHACKSSDVAGQQAFLSVS, from the exons ATGGTTTTAACTCTTAATATGCCTTTTTCTGCTTCTGTGGGTGCAACTTTGTGCCAAAATCAATATG GTACCATGGAAGGGAGAATGGGACTGTTGTTTCTTGTTGTATTAGGTGCTGCTTGGGCATGTGATGCAAGGGAACTGGCTAACTCTGAAACTTCTG AACTAAGCATAAAACCGGATGTGTGTGCACTTTGTGAGGAATATATTACCAAGGCACTTGATTATCTACATGAAAACAAGACTGAGACAGAGATCATTAGTATCCTGCACAACACTTGCCACCAGCTTCCTTCTTTCAAGCAGAAG TGCGTTGCTTTGGTGGACTATTATGTTCCTCTTTTCTTCTCGGAAGTAGCTACAATTCAGCCTGGAGAATTCTGCCACAAAGTCAATCTCTGTCAGGACATTGCACATATTTCCTTGAAAGTTCAAGAAGATAGCTGTGAGTTTTGCAAAGATACTGTTTCAACTCTATTGGAGAAGTTGAAGGAGAGTGACACTAAG CTAGAGATAATTGAGACATTACTGAAGGTGTGCAATTCAGTGGAGAAGTATGCAAATAAG TGCAAGAGAATGGTTTTCGAGTATGGACCCTTGATTTTTGACCATGCAGAGAAAATCCTAGAGACGACAGATATATGCAATATAATACATGCCTGCAAATCTTCAGATGTAGCTGGACAGCAAGCCTTTCTTTCGGTCTCTTAA
- the LOC100802366 gene encoding prosaposin isoform X4: MEGRMGLLFLVVLGAAWACDARELANSETSELSIKPDVCALCEEYITKALDYLHENKTETEIISILHNTCHQLPSFKQKCVALVDYYVPLFFSEVATIQPGEFCHKVNLCQDIAHISLKVQEDSCEFCKDTVSTLLEKLKESDTKLEIIETLLKVCNSVEKYANKCKRMVFEYGPLIFDHAEKILETTDICNIIHACKSSDVAGQQAFLSVS; this comes from the exons ATGGAAGGGAGAATGGGACTGTTGTTTCTTGTTGTATTAGGTGCTGCTTGGGCATGTGATGCAAGGGAACTGGCTAACTCTGAAACTTCTG AACTAAGCATAAAACCGGATGTGTGTGCACTTTGTGAGGAATATATTACCAAGGCACTTGATTATCTACATGAAAACAAGACTGAGACAGAGATCATTAGTATCCTGCACAACACTTGCCACCAGCTTCCTTCTTTCAAGCAGAAG TGCGTTGCTTTGGTGGACTATTATGTTCCTCTTTTCTTCTCGGAAGTAGCTACAATTCAGCCTGGAGAATTCTGCCACAAAGTCAATCTCTGTCAGGACATTGCACATATTTCCTTGAAAGTTCAAGAAGATAGCTGTGAGTTTTGCAAAGATACTGTTTCAACTCTATTGGAGAAGTTGAAGGAGAGTGACACTAAG CTAGAGATAATTGAGACATTACTGAAGGTGTGCAATTCAGTGGAGAAGTATGCAAATAAG TGCAAGAGAATGGTTTTCGAGTATGGACCCTTGATTTTTGACCATGCAGAGAAAATCCTAGAGACGACAGATATATGCAATATAATACATGCCTGCAAATCTTCAGATGTAGCTGGACAGCAAGCCTTTCTTTCGGTCTCTTAA